One genomic segment of Gossypium arboreum isolate Shixiya-1 chromosome 3, ASM2569848v2, whole genome shotgun sequence includes these proteins:
- the LOC108481874 gene encoding uncharacterized protein LOC108481874 — MFHLLKNFDCTIEYHLGKANVVADELSRRAITDLRVMFARLSLFDNENLLVESGVTTDFGINSDGVLCFYSRICVPKDGDLRQSILREQVKAKHQLLSGLLQPIKISLWKQWTSLVVRLHGVPTSIISDRDPRFMSQFCKKLHEALGSRLDFSTAFHAQTNGQLDRLELPSELDRIHDVLHVSMLRRYYTDPTHIVFVEEIEVRPDLTFEEEPI; from the exons ATGTTTCATCTGCTTAAGAATTTTGACTGCACCATCGAGTATCatcttggtaaggccaatgtggtggccgatgagTTGAGTCGTAGAGCCATAACTGATCTGAGAGTAATGTTCGCTCGACTTAGTCTTTTCGATAATGAGAATCTATTG GTTGAGAGTGGTGTTACTACTGATTTTGGGATTAACAGTGATGGGGTATTATGTTTCTATAGTCGGATTTGTGTGCCAAAAGATGGGGATTTAAGGCAGTCGATTCTGAGGGAG caagttaaggctaaGCATCAGTTACTTTCGGGTTTGCTACAGCCGATAAAGATATCGTTATGGAAacaatggacttcgttagtgg TGAGGCTACATGGGGTACCGACCTCaatcatctctgatagggatcctcgtttcaTGTCTCAGTTCTGTAAGAAGCTTCATGAGGCTCTAGGTTCaagattagacttcagtactgctttccatgcTCAGACAAATGGTCAATTGGatagg TTGGAGCTACCTTCAGAGTTAGATCGCATACATGATGTGCTTCACGTCTCAATGTTGAGACGCTATTACACTGATCCCACGCACATTGTTTTtgtggaggagattgaggttaggccagatctaacATTTGAGGAGGAGCCGATTTAG